Proteins encoded in a region of the Massilia sp. UMI-21 genome:
- a CDS encoding rhamnogalacturonan acetylesterase, protein MLLLAAGLAQAQAPQTTPPAAVNTDPARAQVVLPTPANPALPSIILIGDSTVRNGHDDGQGKGAQGQWGWGNPLAAYFDPAKVNVVNRAVGGLSSRTYVSSGHWERSLAFVKPGDIVLMQFGHNDAGPLNDDKRARGTIRGVGDEATEIDNMLTSKRETVHSYGWYLRKFIADIRAKGATPVVVSLIPRKAWNEDGPEQGKLRRNKGDYAGWAEQVARSEHAGFIDLNEMAARRYDEMGRAAVMQMFPATVPDERVHTNWAGAVLNAELVVAGLKSLGDARLASFLKPAEDVRPVVDARTVREEAPRDAGLPTLFLVGDSTVKSGGQNGAIGWGERIAPYFDTRKINVVNAAIGGRSSRTFFTEGRWERVLGQLKAGDFVVIQFGHNDGGRIGDPANKNRASGAGVGPGTVEDTRPDGSKEQVHSFGWYMARYVADAKAKGATVVIAAPIPHRDKWQQERDFANFADWGRQVAEAGGAHFMDLTLLVTEGYRAIGPGKVDTFFSDARTHTNLEGAEFNARRVVAGLKALPGNPLGSYFSDKGAGIQ, encoded by the coding sequence ATCGGCGACTCCACGGTGCGCAACGGCCACGACGACGGCCAGGGCAAGGGCGCACAAGGGCAGTGGGGGTGGGGCAATCCGCTCGCCGCCTACTTCGATCCGGCCAAGGTCAACGTCGTCAACCGCGCGGTCGGCGGCCTGTCCAGCCGTACTTACGTCAGCAGCGGCCACTGGGAGCGCAGCCTGGCCTTCGTCAAGCCCGGCGACATCGTCCTGATGCAGTTCGGGCACAACGATGCGGGGCCGCTCAACGACGACAAGCGCGCGCGCGGCACCATCCGCGGGGTCGGCGACGAGGCCACCGAGATCGACAATATGTTGACCAGCAAGCGCGAGACCGTGCACAGCTACGGCTGGTACCTGCGCAAGTTCATTGCCGATATCCGGGCCAAGGGCGCGACGCCGGTGGTGGTCTCGCTCATTCCGCGCAAGGCCTGGAACGAAGACGGTCCGGAGCAGGGCAAGCTGCGCCGCAACAAGGGCGACTATGCCGGCTGGGCCGAGCAGGTCGCGCGCAGCGAACATGCGGGCTTCATCGACCTGAACGAGATGGCGGCGCGCCGTTATGACGAGATGGGCCGCGCTGCGGTCATGCAGATGTTCCCGGCCACCGTGCCGGACGAGCGCGTCCACACCAACTGGGCCGGCGCCGTGCTCAACGCGGAACTGGTCGTTGCCGGCCTGAAGTCCCTGGGCGATGCGCGCCTGGCGTCCTTCCTGAAACCGGCCGAGGATGTCCGTCCGGTGGTGGATGCCCGCACCGTGCGCGAGGAAGCGCCGCGCGATGCCGGCCTGCCGACCCTGTTCCTGGTGGGCGACTCCACCGTCAAGAGCGGCGGACAGAATGGCGCGATCGGCTGGGGCGAACGTATCGCGCCTTACTTCGATACGCGCAAGATCAATGTGGTCAACGCCGCCATCGGCGGGCGCAGCAGCCGCACCTTCTTCACCGAAGGCCGCTGGGAGCGCGTGCTCGGGCAGCTCAAGGCGGGCGACTTCGTCGTGATCCAGTTCGGCCACAACGACGGCGGCCGCATCGGCGATCCGGCCAACAAGAACCGCGCCTCGGGCGCGGGCGTCGGCCCCGGGACGGTCGAGGATACCCGCCCCGACGGCAGCAAGGAACAGGTGCACAGCTTCGGCTGGTACATGGCGCGCTACGTGGCCGATGCGAAGGCCAAGGGCGCGACCGTGGTCATCGCTGCGCCGATCCCGCACCGCGACAAGTGGCAGCAGGAGCGGGACTTCGCCAACTTCGCCGATTGGGGCCGGCAGGTGGCCGAGGCCGGCGGCGCCCACTTCATGGACCTGACGCTGCTGGTCACCGAAGGCTACCGCGCCATCGGGCCCGGCAAGGTCGACACCTTCTTTTCGGACGCGCGCACCCACACCAACCTGGAGGGCGCCGAATTCAACGCCAGGCGCGTGGTCGCCGGCCTGAAGGCGCTGCCGGGCAATCCGCTGGGCTCCTATTTTTCCGACAAGGGCGCAGGTATCCAGTGA